One genomic segment of Bacillota bacterium includes these proteins:
- a CDS encoding carbohydrate ABC transporter permease yields MEQPISSARYVRGIKERRRLSKVLAHIVLIGIGIFFFAPFLWMISTSLKPDYQIFRFPPEWIPKPPVWSNYPKALTMIPFLLYLKNTLTICLFVLIGNLISSSLVAYGFSRINWWGRDALFMIMLSTLMLPYQTTMIPLYITFRKIGWIGTFYPLIVPAFFGSAFSIFLLRQFFLTIPWELSDAARIDGCNEWSIFRKILLPLAKPALATVGLFTFLGSWNDFMGPLIYLTDESMYTLAVGLQQFQGRYDTPWSLVMAVASVMVIPTVILFFFAQRTFIQGITLTGMKG; encoded by the coding sequence ATGGAACAGCCGATATCATCTGCGCGCTATGTAAGAGGAATCAAAGAACGCAGGAGACTCTCAAAAGTTTTGGCGCACATCGTGCTCATAGGGATAGGGATCTTCTTCTTTGCGCCCTTTCTCTGGATGATCTCCACATCTCTCAAACCGGATTACCAGATCTTCCGGTTTCCGCCGGAATGGATACCGAAGCCGCCTGTCTGGTCTAATTATCCCAAGGCTTTGACGATGATACCGTTCCTTCTTTATCTCAAGAATACATTGACCATTTGTTTGTTTGTCCTTATAGGAAATCTAATATCATCCTCTCTGGTGGCTTATGGATTCTCCCGGATAAACTGGTGGGGAAGGGACGCTCTATTCATGATCATGCTGAGCACTCTCATGTTACCTTATCAGACTACCATGATCCCTTTGTATATCACATTCAGGAAAATTGGGTGGATCGGGACCTTTTATCCGCTTATAGTTCCCGCATTTTTCGGGAGCGCGTTCAGTATTTTTTTGCTGAGGCAGTTTTTCTTGACGATACCGTGGGAGCTTTCTGACGCTGCCCGTATAGACGGTTGCAATGAATGGAGTATCTTCAGGAAAATATTGCTCCCGCTGGCCAAACCTGCCCTGGCGACGGTAGGTCTGTTTACATTCCTGGGAAGCTGGAATGATTTCATGGGGCCTTTGATTTATCTTACTGATGAGTCAATGTATACCCTGGCTGTAGGGTTGCAGCAATTTCAGGGGCGATATGATACCCCGTGGTCCCTCGTAATGGCTGTGGCTTCCGTGATGGTAATTCCCACTGTCATTCTCTTCTTCTTTGCTCAGAGGACATTTATCCAGGGGATTACACTCACCGGAATGAAGGGTTAA
- a CDS encoding ABC transporter substrate-binding protein, translated as MHSRRRSLVFLVSLLGIWFAMTSFAFAGTVTLKFWHGFNAHEITKLQELVDKEFTPSHPNIKIDTLAPVSPEKILSSIAGGNPPDVAILWDSAPIASWAYNGALTPLDDFIKKSKTDMNAFVPAGIQLTKINNHQWAMPFVLYNQAFYWNKDLFKAAGLNPEKPPQTIGELTNYIEKLTVKKGQVIQQIGFIPQTDLVNMSYFFGGSLYDAAANKITADHPQNVKALEWEVGLIKKYGVQAIQNFASGFGKGGAGDNPFYLGKLAMALDGVWQLAFIPKYAPKLNFGVASFPYLDGHPELKGTNVVGTNPIIIPKGAKHPKEAWEFVEWLSTSKAVAKEFSAFIANIPHLKGLGDTFTKDPQVRLFVDLSENPNARVVPPIPVIEMYVNDFYAAADKAYNLQSSPGDVLKEVTAKIQAELNKVRW; from the coding sequence ATGCATTCACGTAGAAGATCTCTTGTGTTCCTTGTCTCTTTGCTGGGGATCTGGTTCGCGATGACGAGTTTTGCTTTTGCCGGCACAGTGACATTGAAATTCTGGCATGGGTTCAATGCTCATGAAATCACGAAGCTGCAGGAGCTCGTGGATAAAGAATTCACTCCATCACACCCGAACATAAAGATAGACACGCTTGCTCCGGTAAGTCCTGAAAAGATCCTGTCGAGCATAGCGGGTGGAAATCCTCCAGATGTGGCAATTCTATGGGATTCCGCTCCCATCGCCTCATGGGCTTATAACGGCGCTTTGACGCCCCTTGATGATTTCATCAAGAAATCCAAGACAGACATGAATGCTTTTGTCCCGGCTGGCATTCAGCTGACCAAAATCAACAACCATCAGTGGGCCATGCCATTTGTCCTTTATAACCAGGCGTTTTATTGGAACAAGGATCTATTCAAGGCAGCTGGCCTCAATCCAGAGAAACCGCCTCAGACTATCGGGGAACTGACAAATTACATCGAGAAGCTCACTGTTAAGAAAGGACAGGTAATCCAGCAGATAGGCTTCATCCCTCAGACCGATCTTGTCAATATGTCATATTTCTTTGGCGGCTCCCTTTATGATGCGGCAGCTAATAAGATTACAGCAGATCATCCTCAAAATGTAAAAGCCCTCGAATGGGAAGTGGGTCTGATTAAGAAATATGGAGTCCAGGCGATCCAGAACTTTGCTTCAGGTTTCGGCAAAGGTGGGGCTGGTGACAACCCATTCTATCTTGGCAAACTCGCCATGGCACTGGATGGCGTGTGGCAACTGGCTTTCATTCCCAAGTATGCGCCCAAACTCAACTTCGGAGTGGCATCCTTCCCATACCTTGATGGCCATCCGGAGCTCAAGGGCACAAATGTTGTAGGCACGAACCCCATCATAATTCCGAAGGGCGCAAAGCATCCTAAGGAAGCGTGGGAGTTTGTCGAGTGGCTTTCCACAAGCAAGGCCGTGGCAAAGGAATTCAGCGCATTTATCGCGAATATTCCCCACCTGAAGGGACTGGGGGATACATTCACCAAAGATCCTCAGGTGAGGCTCTTTGTAGATCTCTCAGAGAATCCGAACGCCAGAGTCGTGCCGCCAATACCAGTCATAGAAATGTATGTTAATGATTTTTATGCGGCCGCCGACAAGGCATATAACCTCCAGAGTTCTCCAGGCGATGTGTTGAAGGAGGTAACCGCCAAGATCCAGGCTGAGCTTAATAAAGTTCGCTGGTAG
- the purR gene encoding pur operon repressor, with product MGKLSRSERLVAMTKYLLDHPHSLISLSYFCDTFGSAKSTTSEDIALLHQTFDGLHLGRIETQAGAAGGVRYVPFLSAEEQARTAEWLASELSSPSRILPGGFVYMTDILFSPKHMSRAGLIFATRFADLSPDCVLTVETKGIPLAFMTAWALNVPLAIARRNAQVTEGPLVTINYVSGSARRVETMSIARRAIPEGARVLIIDDFMKGGGTAHGMVELTNEIGAQVAGVGVLIETLEPRQKLVNDYLSILMLEGLDEASGRIAMRPTIQ from the coding sequence TTGGGCAAGTTGTCGAGAAGCGAAAGACTCGTAGCGATGACAAAATACTTGCTGGACCATCCCCATTCACTCATTAGCCTTAGTTACTTTTGTGATACCTTCGGTTCCGCCAAATCAACGACCAGCGAGGATATTGCCCTTCTACATCAGACATTTGATGGCCTCCATCTGGGGCGGATCGAGACTCAAGCTGGCGCGGCCGGCGGGGTGAGATATGTTCCGTTCTTGTCCGCTGAGGAGCAAGCGCGGACGGCAGAATGGCTGGCCTCTGAGCTTTCATCGCCTTCCAGGATCCTGCCGGGTGGTTTTGTGTATATGACGGATATCCTGTTCTCTCCCAAGCACATGTCGAGGGCTGGCCTCATCTTCGCTACGAGATTTGCGGATCTATCGCCCGACTGTGTGCTGACGGTGGAGACCAAGGGGATTCCTTTGGCCTTCATGACAGCCTGGGCCCTCAATGTGCCGCTTGCCATAGCCCGGCGCAATGCTCAGGTAACTGAAGGCCCACTTGTGACTATAAACTATGTATCGGGTTCCGCCAGGCGGGTTGAAACCATGTCCATCGCTCGAAGGGCCATTCCTGAAGGAGCTAGAGTGCTGATCATCGACGACTTTATGAAAGGTGGCGGCACGGCTCACGGTATGGTGGAGCTCACAAATGAAATCGGCGCTCAGGTCGCGGGAGTTGGTGTACTGATAGAGACCTTAGAACCCAGGCAGAAGCTTGTAAATGATTACCTCTCCATACTCATGCTTGAAGGATTGGATGAGGCATCGGGACGGATTGCCATGAGACCTACAATTCAGTGA
- a CDS encoding UPF0280 family protein, translating to MGKAYVERTYRNLTRSGDLASFTIKVKETDLYVAVDESLRPALDRLSSRLIETIRRNMSELERYIVKDPGFYVSLIPYEIMSDAPQVAKLMARAAALASVGPMAAVAGAFAEIAGHALLEDSRQVIVENGGDIFIQTSKERVVAIFAGESRFSNKVGILVKPSDTPVGICTSSGTVGPSLSLGEANAAVAIAKSAPLADAAATALGNMVRSDDDLEKALDFARKIPGIIGTVIVKGDSLGAWGQVELVEI from the coding sequence ATGGGTAAGGCCTATGTTGAAAGGACATACCGAAATCTGACCAGGAGCGGCGACCTTGCCAGTTTTACCATAAAGGTGAAAGAAACAGACCTGTACGTGGCGGTTGATGAATCATTGAGACCCGCTCTCGACCGTCTGTCCTCCCGGTTGATCGAAACGATCAGGAGAAATATGAGTGAGCTTGAGCGATACATAGTGAAGGATCCCGGGTTCTATGTATCACTCATCCCCTATGAAATCATGTCAGATGCGCCGCAAGTCGCAAAGTTGATGGCGAGGGCCGCGGCCCTCGCCAGTGTAGGCCCTATGGCTGCGGTGGCAGGCGCCTTCGCGGAAATCGCAGGCCATGCTCTCCTAGAAGATTCTAGGCAAGTGATCGTTGAAAATGGAGGGGATATTTTCATCCAGACTTCAAAGGAGAGAGTCGTGGCCATCTTTGCCGGTGAATCTAGATTCTCAAACAAAGTCGGCATTCTGGTAAAGCCCTCAGACACTCCAGTCGGCATATGCACCTCTTCGGGAACTGTAGGGCCATCTCTTAGTCTGGGGGAGGCCAATGCCGCAGTTGCCATAGCAAAATCGGCGCCGCTGGCTGATGCAGCCGCAACCGCGCTGGGAAACATGGTGAGATCAGATGATGACCTGGAGAAAGCGCTAGATTTCGCGAGGAAAATCCCAGGCATAATAGGAACGGTCATCGTGAAGGGAGATTCACTGGGGGCATGGGGACAAGTAGAACTCGTCGAAATCTGA
- a CDS encoding 4Fe-4S binding protein — protein sequence MIQIKQISLDIRKCVQCGACTGICSYGALTLKRPEMTLQFRPEHCVGCELCIKICPIHAIESGSQ from the coding sequence ATGATACAGATCAAGCAGATATCACTAGATATCAGGAAATGCGTCCAGTGCGGAGCGTGTACAGGGATTTGCTCTTACGGAGCCCTGACTCTAAAACGACCTGAAATGACCTTGCAGTTTAGGCCCGAGCATTGTGTCGGCTGTGAACTATGCATAAAGATCTGCCCGATTCACGCCATCGAGAGCGGATCGCAATGA
- the spoVG gene encoding septation regulator SpoVG, with protein sequence MNITSVRIRKFNGDGKTKGVASITIDDEFVVKDIRIVDGAKGIFVAMPARRTPSGDFQDIAHPVTAAARTAIQTAILKEFAQGQSDAGGVHYVAESKDSQPPDPEPPQSPGVQPLGAEAQPPDAQLSN encoded by the coding sequence ATGAACATCACGAGCGTTAGGATCAGGAAATTCAATGGGGATGGAAAGACAAAGGGGGTAGCTTCAATAACTATTGATGACGAATTCGTTGTTAAGGACATCCGTATCGTGGACGGCGCAAAGGGGATCTTTGTCGCCATGCCTGCTCGAAGGACACCCAGTGGAGATTTCCAGGATATTGCGCATCCGGTAACAGCGGCAGCGAGGACTGCCATACAGACTGCAATTCTTAAGGAATTCGCTCAGGGCCAATCTGATGCCGGGGGAGTGCACTATGTGGCGGAATCTAAAGATTCGCAGCCGCCAGATCCGGAGCCGCCGCAGTCACCGGGTGTGCAGCCATTGGGTGCGGAAGCGCAGCCGCCGGATGCTCAACTATCGAACTGA
- a CDS encoding LacI family DNA-binding transcriptional regulator, with the protein MAPLMRERRGIRHGEKGMTHRLGSRQKSVTRRVTLKDVAEQAGVSVCTASLVLSSKDKGRVSEATRKRVRAVARGLNYRPDFIARGLKTRQTCLFALVIQSAAASFFAEVIQGIQDVSEQKGYNMLLYTTNDDIDREARFLRILEERGVDGIIICPNGARNVELLNELYERGTAIVGILNISEKAIYPQISVDNFHGGFVAAEHLIELGHRRIAHLGARGQEFDQGLSRFKGYSEALREHGLEPDDTLVIDTDYSWEKGYAAARKLFAMRNPPTAIFACGDMDAWGAMRAIRELGLSIPHDVSVVGYDNLAITSQMEVPLTTVDQPKYEIGRISMLALLEAMTSGEVKDQVITPTLVVRESTSRPRSLSMVRYAVAETEG; encoded by the coding sequence ATGGCTCCCCTGATGCGTGAACGCAGGGGTATCCGCCATGGCGAAAAAGGGATGACGCATAGATTGGGAAGTCGCCAGAAATCAGTTACAAGGCGTGTGACGTTGAAAGATGTCGCAGAGCAGGCCGGTGTATCGGTCTGCACCGCTTCCCTTGTGCTCAGCAGCAAAGATAAGGGGCGCGTAAGTGAAGCGACGAGGAAGAGAGTAAGGGCGGTGGCTCGTGGGCTAAATTACAGGCCGGACTTCATCGCGCGGGGACTCAAGACAAGACAAACATGTCTCTTTGCCCTGGTCATTCAATCCGCAGCTGCGTCCTTCTTTGCGGAGGTGATTCAGGGAATCCAGGATGTATCTGAACAAAAGGGATATAATATGCTCCTTTACACTACCAACGATGATATAGATAGAGAGGCTCGTTTCCTGCGGATTCTCGAGGAACGAGGTGTCGACGGCATCATCATATGTCCAAATGGCGCGAGAAATGTCGAGCTGCTGAATGAGCTCTATGAAAGAGGCACAGCTATTGTCGGAATTCTAAATATATCAGAGAAGGCGATATACCCGCAGATCTCTGTTGACAACTTTCACGGGGGCTTTGTCGCGGCGGAGCACCTGATCGAACTGGGACACAGGCGGATTGCCCATTTAGGCGCGCGCGGCCAGGAGTTTGATCAAGGGCTCAGCAGATTCAAAGGTTACAGTGAAGCTCTTCGTGAACATGGCCTGGAGCCTGACGACACTCTTGTGATAGACACCGATTATAGCTGGGAAAAGGGTTATGCTGCGGCCAGGAAATTATTTGCCATGAGGAATCCGCCTACAGCTATCTTCGCCTGCGGCGACATGGACGCCTGGGGTGCGATGAGGGCAATCAGGGAACTGGGGCTATCTATACCTCACGATGTATCGGTTGTTGGCTATGATAATCTAGCGATCACATCGCAGATGGAGGTGCCGCTCACCACGGTGGATCAGCCGAAATATGAAATAGGGCGTATAAGCATGCTGGCGCTTCTAGAGGCGATGACATCAGGCGAAGTCAAAGACCAGGTCATCACCCCGACGCTTGTGGTTAGAGAGTCGACGAGCAGGCCAAGATCCTTGAGCATGGTGAGATATGCGGTTGCTGAGACTGAGGGATAA
- a CDS encoding sugar ABC transporter permease has translation MKITRRRTALINFRNGLLFVSPWIIGFVLFTLYPILSSLYYSFTEYNIMRAPVWVGLANFAELFTHDELFWTSLYNTVYYTVFSVPLGLIASVAIALLLNMKVGGMAFYRTVYYLPSIVPAVAVAVLWRWLLNPQYGLINGLLMKLHLPPIGWIADPKWAKPALILMGLWTIGGSIVIYLAGLQDIPNHLYEAAEIDGATSWHKTIHITLPLLSPTIFFNLVMGLIWSFQYFTEAFVMTRGGPANSTLFYSLYLYNNAFVYFKMGYASAMAWLLFLLVLLVTALTFRSSVKWVHYQR, from the coding sequence ATGAAGATCACGAGGCGGAGAACTGCGCTCATAAACTTCCGCAATGGCCTTCTTTTTGTGTCGCCATGGATTATTGGTTTTGTGTTGTTTACGCTATACCCTATCCTGAGTTCTCTCTATTATAGTTTTACTGAGTATAACATCATGCGGGCGCCTGTCTGGGTGGGGCTCGCGAATTTCGCTGAGCTTTTCACACATGATGAGCTGTTCTGGACTTCTCTTTACAATACTGTGTATTATACAGTGTTCTCTGTGCCCCTTGGGCTTATCGCAAGCGTGGCGATAGCCCTGTTGTTAAATATGAAAGTTGGAGGGATGGCCTTTTACAGGACGGTTTATTATCTGCCTTCCATAGTCCCTGCTGTAGCCGTGGCTGTGCTGTGGAGGTGGCTTCTCAACCCCCAATATGGGTTGATCAATGGGCTTCTGATGAAACTCCATCTCCCTCCAATAGGGTGGATCGCTGACCCAAAATGGGCCAAACCAGCGCTGATACTGATGGGACTTTGGACAATTGGCGGATCCATCGTCATATACCTTGCAGGCCTTCAGGATATTCCAAACCATCTCTATGAGGCTGCTGAAATCGACGGCGCCACCAGCTGGCACAAGACGATCCATATCACTTTGCCCCTTTTGTCACCTACGATTTTTTTCAATCTCGTCATGGGGCTTATCTGGTCATTCCAATACTTCACTGAGGCATTCGTCATGACCAGGGGCGGGCCAGCAAATTCGACGCTATTCTATTCTCTATACCTTTACAATAATGCCTTTGTCTATTTCAAGATGGGGTACGCTTCGGCCATGGCATGGCTCCTTTTCCTGCTTGTGCTGCTGGTGACTGCCTTGACATTCAGGAGTTCTGTGAAGTGGGTCCATTACCAGCGCTAG
- a CDS encoding NTP transferase domain-containing protein: MDAVVLAGARNDGRLKDVDSAIYEALIDICGKSMVSYVVDALLKSKEIGRVVLVGPRHELETALIRDIQGFLDLIDKKVMLVESGDSLFGNIGKGINALATQDPVLLITSDLPLITPDAIDDFISRCRSRGTAQVFYSIITKETNEARFPGMKRTYQKLKEGILTGGNLAIIHPAALIQARKLIEMGIASRKKPWLMAAVLGPKCIFRFIFGILRVQDVEERFRKITGLTGYGVFSPYAEIAVDVDKPGHLELVRSHLTQSSGRLGDNRSGIGNTSARKGA, from the coding sequence ATGGACGCTGTTGTACTGGCCGGCGCCAGGAATGACGGCCGATTAAAGGATGTGGATTCTGCTATTTACGAAGCCCTGATAGATATATGCGGTAAATCAATGGTGTCGTATGTTGTTGATGCTCTGCTCAAATCCAAGGAAATAGGTAGGGTCGTCCTGGTCGGGCCACGGCATGAACTTGAGACAGCGCTAATAAGAGACATCCAAGGGTTTCTTGATTTGATCGATAAGAAAGTGATGCTTGTAGAATCAGGAGACTCCCTATTTGGCAATATCGGGAAGGGCATCAATGCCCTTGCAACTCAGGATCCGGTGTTGCTCATAACTTCGGATCTGCCTCTTATAACTCCGGACGCGATTGATGACTTTATATCCCGCTGCAGATCGCGAGGAACCGCACAAGTTTTCTACTCTATTATAACGAAGGAAACGAATGAAGCCAGATTTCCCGGTATGAAAAGGACTTATCAGAAGCTAAAGGAAGGGATATTGACCGGCGGCAACCTCGCCATCATACACCCAGCGGCCCTGATCCAGGCCCGCAAATTGATAGAGATGGGTATAGCATCCCGGAAAAAGCCGTGGCTCATGGCCGCGGTACTGGGTCCGAAATGCATTTTCAGGTTCATCTTTGGCATCCTCCGCGTGCAAGATGTGGAAGAAAGGTTCCGGAAGATAACCGGACTTACGGGATATGGTGTTTTCTCCCCTTATGCAGAGATCGCAGTTGACGTTGATAAGCCAGGACATTTGGAATTGGTGCGGTCCCATCTAACCCAAAGCTCTGGAAGGCTTGGAGATAACAGGTCCGGCATAGGTAATACCTCCGCAAGGAAAGGAGCTTGA
- the ispE gene encoding 4-(cytidine 5'-diphospho)-2-C-methyl-D-erythritol kinase, translated as MAERILAYARAKVNLSLEIVGSRSDGYHFIETVMQSLDLADELAFSIREEPGVEIICDHPGVPKGYENLVVKAATRLISAAKMRGIKLEAPGVQVTIKKRIPVAAGLAGGSADAAATLLALNKLLRLQMTLQDLLEIGSGLGSDIPFCLTGGTVLVTGVGEKLAPLPPIPGAVFVLAIPDFGLSTKEVYEEYDRMNMTNGHPAGHTHSRDGPKSRIQSDWGTKGKMRAMIDALRNRHLAGIGENLYNALEPVAIRLRPQIGIILRILKDLEPLGVIMSGSGPTVFGLFPADATPGEQAWEAIRAHGWRIEIARPAASGVALRLTPGEF; from the coding sequence ATGGCAGAGAGGATTTTGGCGTATGCTAGGGCCAAGGTCAATCTCAGCCTGGAGATCGTTGGCAGTCGGTCAGACGGATATCATTTTATTGAGACAGTGATGCAATCTCTGGATCTTGCAGATGAATTGGCATTTAGTATAAGAGAAGAGCCAGGGGTCGAGATCATATGTGATCATCCAGGTGTTCCCAAAGGATATGAGAATCTCGTGGTAAAGGCTGCTACGAGGCTCATCTCGGCGGCCAAGATGAGGGGGATCAAGCTTGAAGCCCCAGGGGTTCAGGTGACGATAAAAAAGCGTATCCCTGTTGCTGCAGGCCTTGCGGGTGGCAGCGCCGATGCCGCCGCGACGCTTCTTGCGCTAAATAAGCTTTTGAGATTACAAATGACCTTGCAGGATCTGCTGGAGATCGGATCGGGCCTCGGATCTGATATTCCATTTTGCCTTACGGGGGGCACGGTCCTGGTAACCGGAGTCGGCGAGAAACTTGCGCCGCTCCCGCCCATTCCTGGCGCTGTTTTTGTGCTGGCTATCCCGGATTTTGGCCTTTCCACAAAAGAGGTCTATGAAGAATATGATAGAATGAATATGACAAATGGACACCCTGCCGGGCATACACATTCCCGAGATGGTCCTAAGAGCAGAATTCAATCTGATTGGGGAACCAAAGGAAAGATGCGTGCTATGATTGATGCCCTGCGGAATCGTCATCTTGCGGGAATCGGGGAAAATTTGTATAATGCATTGGAGCCGGTAGCCATCAGGCTCAGGCCGCAGATTGGGATCATCCTGCGGATCCTGAAGGATTTGGAGCCCCTGGGGGTTATCATGTCAGGGAGTGGCCCCACGGTCTTCGGCCTGTTTCCGGCGGATGCGACTCCAGGAGAACAGGCATGGGAGGCTATAAGGGCGCATGGGTGGAGGATCGAGATCGCGAGGCCCGCGGCTTCGGGTGTGGCTCTGCGCCTGACACCGGGGGAGTTTTGA
- a CDS encoding AAC(3) family N-acetyltransferase, with the protein MRKLDDNPGLAKETVTKEMIVAGLRELGIKEGDGFLVHSSLSSFGYVAGGADTVIDAMLEAVGPEGTVLVPTLTGRREDGPDNPPIFDVRHSPCWTGRIPSEFMKRPEARRSLHPTHSVSGIGPSVPDLIAGHEHSTTPCGKETPYYRLAQRGGYILLIGVGQGSNTTIHTAEELAGVPYHMQKVPTDTVIIDYDGNRHMERLYLHDWGTPRRFERIDEELLNLGIMRMGKVGASTLRLIKSLPMIEFLVEKLRNDPHYLCQ; encoded by the coding sequence ATGAGAAAATTGGATGATAATCCCGGTCTTGCTAAGGAAACGGTCACCAAAGAAATGATTGTGGCTGGCCTCAGAGAATTAGGCATCAAGGAGGGTGATGGGTTTCTCGTTCATAGTTCACTCAGCAGCTTCGGATATGTGGCAGGCGGAGCTGATACCGTGATCGATGCTATGCTCGAGGCTGTTGGCCCTGAGGGAACAGTACTTGTTCCCACCCTGACGGGCAGACGAGAGGACGGGCCGGATAATCCCCCTATCTTTGATGTGAGGCATTCGCCATGCTGGACTGGCCGGATTCCCTCAGAATTCATGAAAAGACCGGAAGCGCGGCGGAGCCTGCACCCTACTCATTCAGTTTCTGGCATAGGACCTTCTGTCCCCGATCTGATAGCAGGACATGAGCATTCCACTACCCCTTGTGGTAAAGAAACACCATACTATCGTTTGGCCCAAAGGGGTGGATATATACTGCTGATTGGCGTTGGTCAGGGGTCGAATACAACGATCCATACAGCGGAGGAACTTGCCGGAGTCCCATACCACATGCAGAAAGTGCCGACGGATACCGTCATCATTGACTATGACGGAAATCGGCATATGGAGCGTTTATATCTGCATGACTGGGGTACCCCCCGCCGATTTGAACGCATAGATGAAGAATTGCTCAACCTTGGGATCATGCGTATGGGCAAAGTGGGAGCCTCTACTCTACGATTGATTAAATCTTTGCCTATGATAGAGTTTCTGGTGGAGAAGCTCCGTAATGACCCTCATTATCTTTGCCAATGA